From Onychostoma macrolepis isolate SWU-2019 chromosome 19, ASM1243209v1, whole genome shotgun sequence, a single genomic window includes:
- the LOC131526078 gene encoding probable methyltransferase-like protein 24, which yields MAACNYSGLRSVSHRIFIIGLPVLLLVQLLVSLTVPRASSDASGDAPAFLVISIEKSGGSASSEVRKNERDLESGVLGLWTDEKDSRLKGYQDENELEGRQAAARELIWQPWASEQPSFFAELQRLTQFITTTEVNCSLVQGPDGNQSTLSPRHLDVLCINHWKGKWGCVAYSFSLNRKDAAFLDTMLHAGCEVHRFDPSGRGSREPASIKNHRAWLDWRNPRRHAGLVGNVQHRLLDIMDSLGHTMVDVLRMDLESAEWRILESWIKDGTLRRINQLILTIHLQWAGFEVGGAEEEVVRFWYSVLRALRISGLQLVHSAHGPGHIVLRRKLADSHSSYTLSWIRTSEQPR from the exons ATGGCCGCTTGTAACTATAGCGGATTGAGAAGCGTTTCCCACCGTATATTTATTATAGGTCTGCCGGTGCTACTGCTTGTCCAACTATTGGTAAGTTTAACGGTGCCGCGCGCATCTAGCGACGCGAGCGGTGATGCGCCTGCTTTTCTCGTTATAAGCATAGAGAAGAGTGGCGGCTCAGCGTCGTCTGAGGTTAGAAAAAATGAGCGGGATTTGGAAAGCGGCGTGTTGGGTCTCTGGACTGACGAGAAGGACTCAAGACTGAAAGGATACCAGGACGAAAACGAGCTTGAAGGACGCCAG GCCGCGGCTAGAGAGCTGATATGGCAGCCATGGGCATCAGAACAACCCTCGTTTTTTGCAGAGTTGCAGCGTCTCACCCAGTTCATCACCACAACGGAG GTGAACTGCTCTCTGGTTCAGGGTCCAGATGGGAATCAATCAACACTCTCTCCTCGTCACTTAGATGTTTTGTGCATCAACCACTGGAAGGGGAAATGGGGTTGTGTGGCCTACTCATTCAG TCTGAATAGGAAGGATGCTGCGTTTTTAGACACAATGTTGCATGCGGGGTGTGAGGTTCATCGGTTTGACCCCAGCGGTCGAGGGAGTCGAGAGCCTGCATCTATTAAGAATCATCGGGCTTGGTTAGACTGGAGAAATCCACGCCGTCATGCAGGCCTCGTGGGTAATGTACAACACAGGCTGCTTGACATTATGGACTCCCTGGGCCACACCATG GTGGATGTTCTGCGTATGGATTTGGAGAGCGCTGAATGGCGCATATTAGAAAGCTGGATTAAGGATGGAACTCTCAGAAGGATCAATCAGCTCATTCTGACCATTCATCTGCAGTGGGCTGGGTTTGAGGTGGGTGGTGCCGAAGAGGAAGTGGTCCGTTTCTGGTACAGTGTACTGAGAGCCCTCCGCATCTCAGGACTCCAACTCGTGCATTCGGCACATGGCCCGGGACACATAGTGCTGAGACGCAAACTGGCCGACTCTCACAGCTCATACACACTCAGCTGGATAAGGACAAGCGAGCAGCCCAGATAA